In Onychostoma macrolepis isolate SWU-2019 chromosome 14, ASM1243209v1, whole genome shotgun sequence, a single window of DNA contains:
- the map7d3 gene encoding ensconsin isoform X7 produces the protein MAEGATSLKGLRTQMAAAAQAQAEERRSQAGNSPTPPTPASTMKSQSRPVIDGAALRIDDKLRVAKERREEQEKQHAARETQLLERERKARLQVERQMEERQKKLEEQRRKEEQRRVAVEEKRKQKLEEEKEHYEAVMRRTLERSQRVEQRQKRWSWGGLSDSDNKNGQSDSGSTSSPIAIVISPASPASKPPRNQTSQDKRSSSTTNLKQTDSVISKRLSSSSATLLNSPDKSAKRRSSSLNRLPSNVPQASKEVHKQPQVEKTGPILKKRSSSLSRVGAKTQPTTKAEKSTADESESHLCPRSASASPMQPLARGPLRSRSSDRKKGPPTSVSADAISSMTQQKGETEKRFTSPVGKRPASPSSRHRSPSPSPTANTTTRAPSPGAAKQSPHFRPPSPSGLKQRPPSPQPSATSKPPPIQKPALTPTGPPTLRKRDSKPKDMSPMMPVTPQSPETSTPSPAPTPTPKTKEESSSKAIAGTNSAAEASKILAENRRLAREQKEKEEQLRIQKEEEERLRKEEEKRLAEEERLRRAEEEKRLAEERKREEEEQACIAEEERQRMELEEQQRQSELQKEREEAEAKAQEEAERQRQERARIMQRNQQERMERKKRIEEIMKRTRKTDQLDFKSNDERDLPDENGEEAEDQINCENKENEAFDSEQNAKTTEPADSQECHLSVDEPVTEQDGPVFSMNTQTDVDNKENSNGPSTEDPSLDSSPPPKSCLMEGSEFVNEDSKVNLVQELNGKGGSWSFEELIDLGVHAKSKPLMDDGGPEGPRVAFEEKTSSIHPAQPIEALSEM, from the exons ATGGCGGAGGGTGCGACGTCTCTGAAAGGGTTGCGGACGCAAATGG CTGCAGCTGCGCAGGCGCAGGCAGAGGAACGGCGCAGCCAGGCAGGGAACAGCCCAACGCCACCAACTCCAGCCAGCACAATGAAGAGCCAGAGCAGGCCAG TCATTGATGGGGCAGCTCTGAGGATAGACGACAAGCTCCGAGTGGCCAAAGAAAGGAGAGAAGAGCAGGAAAAGCAACATG CGGCCCGTGAGACTCAGCTTCTGGAGCGAGAGCGCAAGGCCCGGCTGCAGGTGGAGAGACAGATGGAGGAGCGACAGAAGAAGCTGGAAGAGCAGCGCAGGAAGGAGGAACAGAGGAGAGTTGCAGTGGAGGAGAAAAGGAAACAGAAATTAGAGGAGGAAAAg gagcACTATGAGGCCGTGATGAGACGTACCCTGGAGCGCAGCCAGCGAGTAGAGCAGAGACAGAAGAGATGGTCCTGGGGTGGACTTTCAGACTCTGACAACAAAAATG GACAAAGTGACAGTGGCTCCACCTCCTCCCCGATTGCTATAGTAATCTCCCCTGCTTCTCCAGCCTCCAAGCCACCCAGGAACCAGACGTCACAAG ACAAGCGCTCTTCCTCTACTACAAACCTGAAACAGACTGACTCAGTCATCAGCAAGCGTCTCTCATCATCCTCAGCCACCCTCCTTAATTCTCCCGATAAAA GTGCAAAGCGGAGAAGTTCGTCTTTGAACCGGTTGCCTAGCAATGTTCCTCAGGCCTCTAAAGAAGTGCATAAGCAGCCTCAGGTGGAAAAGACAG GCCCAATCCTGAAGAAGCGAAGCTCCTCCCTCTCTCGAGTAGGGGCTAAAACACAGCCCACCACCAAAGCAGAGAAATCCACAGCAGATGAATCAG AGTCTCACCTGTGTCCTCGTTCAGCATCTGCAAGCCCCATGCAGCCCTTGGCCCGTGGACCCCTACGCAGTCGCAGCAGCGATCGAAAGAAAGGACCGCCTACTTCTGTGTCTGCAGATGCCATTTCCAGTATGACACAG CAGAAAGGTGAGACGGAGAAGCGCTTCACGTCACCAGTTGGAAAACGCCCTGCCTCGCCCTCCAGTCGTCACCGATCCCCATCTCCTTCTCCCACGGCTAACACCACCACAAGAGCGCCCTCACCTGGAGCAGCCAA GCAGAGTCCACACTTCCGCCCTCCTTCCCCTAGTGGTTTGAAACAGCGGCCTCCATCCCCTCAGCCCTCTGCCACATCCAAACCTCCACCCATCCAGAAACCTGCTCTCACCCCCACCGGCCCGCCTACCCTTCGCAAGAGGGACTCCAAGCCAAAGGATATGTCTCCCATGATGCCTGTCACCCCACAGTCTCCAGAAACCAGCACGCCCAGCCCGGCACCCACACCCACACCCAAGACCAAAGAGG AATCCAGTTCCAAAGCTATCGCAGGAACTAACTCGGCTGCAGAGGCTTCTAAGATCCTGGCAGAAAACCGACGTCTAGCACGCgagcagaaagagaaagaagagcAACTCCGCATACagaaagaagaagaggagag GCTGAGGAAAGAGGAGGAGAAGCGGCTGGCGGAGGAGGAGCGCTTGAGGCGTGCAGAGGAGGAGAAGAGGCTTGCggaagagaggaagagagaagaGGAGGAGCAGGCTTGTATAGCAGAGGAGGAGAGACAGCGAATGGAGCTGGAGGAGCAGCAAAGACAGTCTGAGCTACAGAAAGAG CGCGAGGAGGCTGAAGCAAAGGCCCAAGAGGAAGCAGAGAGACAGCGTCAGGAGAGAGCACGCATTATGCAACGGAACCAACAGGAGCGGATGGAAAGAAAGAAG AGAATTGAAGAAATTATGAAGAGAACCAGAAAAACAGACCAACTTGATTTTAAG AGTAATGATGAGAGAGACCTTCCTGATGAAAACGGAGAGGAGGCTGAGGACCAAATAAACTGTGAAAATAAGG AGAATGAGGCTTTCGATTCAGAGCAGAATGCCAAGACTACAGAGCCAGCAGACTCTCAGGAGTGTCATTTATCTGTGGACGAGCCAGTCACAGAGCAAGACGGGCCAGTTTTTAGTATGAACACACAAACAGATGTGGACAATAAAGAGAACAGCAATGGGCCCAGCACAGAGGATCCCTCATTGGACAG CAGCCCACCTCCCAAATCCTGTCTGATGGAGGGCTCAGAGTTTGTGAATGAGGACTCTAAAGTGAACCTGGTGCAAGAGTTGAATGGTAAAGGAGGATCCTGGAGCTTCGAGGAGCTTATCGATCTGGGTGTTCATGCGAAGAGCAAACCCCTGATGGACGATGGGGGCCCTGAAGGGCCTAGAGTGGCCTTCGAAGAGAAAACCAGCTCAATTCATCCAGCCCAGCCCATTGAAGCCCTGTCTG AGATGTGA
- the map7d3 gene encoding ensconsin isoform X5 produces MAEGATSLKGLRTQMAAAAQAQAEERRSQAGNSPTPPTPASTMKSQSRPVIDGAALRIDDKLRVAKERREEQEKQHAARETQLLERERKARLQVERQMEERQKKLEEQRRKEEQRRVAVEEKRKQKLEEEKEHYEAVMRRTLERSQRVEQRQKRWSWGGLSDSDNKNGQSDSGSTSSPIAIVISPASPASKPPRNQTSQDKRSSSTTNLKQTDSVISKRLSSSSATLLNSPDKSAKRRSSSLNRLPSNVPQASKEVHKQPQVEKTGPILKKRSSSLSRVGAKTQPTTKAEKSTADESARRSLAAPVDSSVLSRLLTPTQASLARSKSAAALSAEGGDTQASASPMQPLARGPLRSRSSDRKKGPPTSVSADAISSMTQKGETEKRFTSPVGKRPASPSSRHRSPSPSPTANTTTRAPSPGAAKQSPHFRPPSPSGLKQRPPSPQPSATSKPPPIQKPALTPTGPPTLRKRDSKPKDMSPMMPVTPQSPETSTPSPAPTPTPKTKEESSSKAIAGTNSAAEASKILAENRRLAREQKEKEEQLRIQKEEEERLRKEEEKRLAEEERLRRAEEEKRLAEERKREEEEQACIAEEERQRMELEEQQRQSELQKEREEAEAKAQEEAERQRQERARIMQRNQQERMERKKRIEEIMKRTRKTDQLDFKSNDERDLPDENGEEAEDQINCENKENEAFDSEQNAKTTEPADSQECHLSVDEPVTEQDGPVFSMNTQTDVDNKENSNGPSTEDPSLDSSPPPKSCLMEGSEFVNEDSKVNLVQELNGKGGSWSFEELIDLGVHAKSKPLMDDGGPEGPRVAFEEKTSSIHPAQPIEALSEM; encoded by the exons ATGGCGGAGGGTGCGACGTCTCTGAAAGGGTTGCGGACGCAAATGG CTGCAGCTGCGCAGGCGCAGGCAGAGGAACGGCGCAGCCAGGCAGGGAACAGCCCAACGCCACCAACTCCAGCCAGCACAATGAAGAGCCAGAGCAGGCCAG TCATTGATGGGGCAGCTCTGAGGATAGACGACAAGCTCCGAGTGGCCAAAGAAAGGAGAGAAGAGCAGGAAAAGCAACATG CGGCCCGTGAGACTCAGCTTCTGGAGCGAGAGCGCAAGGCCCGGCTGCAGGTGGAGAGACAGATGGAGGAGCGACAGAAGAAGCTGGAAGAGCAGCGCAGGAAGGAGGAACAGAGGAGAGTTGCAGTGGAGGAGAAAAGGAAACAGAAATTAGAGGAGGAAAAg gagcACTATGAGGCCGTGATGAGACGTACCCTGGAGCGCAGCCAGCGAGTAGAGCAGAGACAGAAGAGATGGTCCTGGGGTGGACTTTCAGACTCTGACAACAAAAATG GACAAAGTGACAGTGGCTCCACCTCCTCCCCGATTGCTATAGTAATCTCCCCTGCTTCTCCAGCCTCCAAGCCACCCAGGAACCAGACGTCACAAG ACAAGCGCTCTTCCTCTACTACAAACCTGAAACAGACTGACTCAGTCATCAGCAAGCGTCTCTCATCATCCTCAGCCACCCTCCTTAATTCTCCCGATAAAA GTGCAAAGCGGAGAAGTTCGTCTTTGAACCGGTTGCCTAGCAATGTTCCTCAGGCCTCTAAAGAAGTGCATAAGCAGCCTCAGGTGGAAAAGACAG GCCCAATCCTGAAGAAGCGAAGCTCCTCCCTCTCTCGAGTAGGGGCTAAAACACAGCCCACCACCAAAGCAGAGAAATCCACAGCAGATGAATCAG CTCGCCGCTCGTTGGCTGCCCCCGTGGATAGCAGTGTCCTCAGTCGGCTGCTCACACCCACCCAGGCCTCGCTAGCTAGAAGCAAGAGTGCTGCGGCCCTGTCCGCCGAAGGAGGCGACACCCAAG CATCTGCAAGCCCCATGCAGCCCTTGGCCCGTGGACCCCTACGCAGTCGCAGCAGCGATCGAAAGAAAGGACCGCCTACTTCTGTGTCTGCAGATGCCATTTCCAGTATGACACAG AAAGGTGAGACGGAGAAGCGCTTCACGTCACCAGTTGGAAAACGCCCTGCCTCGCCCTCCAGTCGTCACCGATCCCCATCTCCTTCTCCCACGGCTAACACCACCACAAGAGCGCCCTCACCTGGAGCAGCCAA GCAGAGTCCACACTTCCGCCCTCCTTCCCCTAGTGGTTTGAAACAGCGGCCTCCATCCCCTCAGCCCTCTGCCACATCCAAACCTCCACCCATCCAGAAACCTGCTCTCACCCCCACCGGCCCGCCTACCCTTCGCAAGAGGGACTCCAAGCCAAAGGATATGTCTCCCATGATGCCTGTCACCCCACAGTCTCCAGAAACCAGCACGCCCAGCCCGGCACCCACACCCACACCCAAGACCAAAGAGG AATCCAGTTCCAAAGCTATCGCAGGAACTAACTCGGCTGCAGAGGCTTCTAAGATCCTGGCAGAAAACCGACGTCTAGCACGCgagcagaaagagaaagaagagcAACTCCGCATACagaaagaagaagaggagag GCTGAGGAAAGAGGAGGAGAAGCGGCTGGCGGAGGAGGAGCGCTTGAGGCGTGCAGAGGAGGAGAAGAGGCTTGCggaagagaggaagagagaagaGGAGGAGCAGGCTTGTATAGCAGAGGAGGAGAGACAGCGAATGGAGCTGGAGGAGCAGCAAAGACAGTCTGAGCTACAGAAAGAG CGCGAGGAGGCTGAAGCAAAGGCCCAAGAGGAAGCAGAGAGACAGCGTCAGGAGAGAGCACGCATTATGCAACGGAACCAACAGGAGCGGATGGAAAGAAAGAAG AGAATTGAAGAAATTATGAAGAGAACCAGAAAAACAGACCAACTTGATTTTAAG AGTAATGATGAGAGAGACCTTCCTGATGAAAACGGAGAGGAGGCTGAGGACCAAATAAACTGTGAAAATAAGG AGAATGAGGCTTTCGATTCAGAGCAGAATGCCAAGACTACAGAGCCAGCAGACTCTCAGGAGTGTCATTTATCTGTGGACGAGCCAGTCACAGAGCAAGACGGGCCAGTTTTTAGTATGAACACACAAACAGATGTGGACAATAAAGAGAACAGCAATGGGCCCAGCACAGAGGATCCCTCATTGGACAG CAGCCCACCTCCCAAATCCTGTCTGATGGAGGGCTCAGAGTTTGTGAATGAGGACTCTAAAGTGAACCTGGTGCAAGAGTTGAATGGTAAAGGAGGATCCTGGAGCTTCGAGGAGCTTATCGATCTGGGTGTTCATGCGAAGAGCAAACCCCTGATGGACGATGGGGGCCCTGAAGGGCCTAGAGTGGCCTTCGAAGAGAAAACCAGCTCAATTCATCCAGCCCAGCCCATTGAAGCCCTGTCTG AGATGTGA
- the map7d3 gene encoding ensconsin isoform X1, with product MAEGATSLKGLRTQMAAAAQAQAEERRSQAGNSPTPPTPASTMKSQSRPVIDGAALRIDDKLRVAKERREEQEKQHAARETQLLERERKARLQVERQMEERQKKLEEQRRKEEQRRVAVEEKRKQKLEEEKEHYEAVMRRTLERSQRVEQRQKRWSWGGLSDSDNKNGQSDSGSTSSPIAIVISPASPASKPPRNQTSQDKRSSSTTNLKQTDSVISKRLSSSSATLLNSPDKSAKRRSSSLNRLPSNVPQASKEVHKQPQVEKTGPILKKRSSSLSRVGAKTQPTTKAEKSTADESARRSLAAPVDSSVLSRLLTPTQASLARSKSAAALSAEGGDTQESHLCPRSASASPMQPLARGPLRSRSSDRKKGPPTSVSADAISSMTQQKGETEKRFTSPVGKRPASPSSRHRSPSPSPTANTTTRAPSPGAAKQSPHFRPPSPSGLKQRPPSPQPSATSKPPPIQKPALTPTGPPTLRKRDSKPKDMSPMMPVTPQSPETSTPSPAPTPTPKTKEESSSKAIAGTNSAAEASKILAENRRLAREQKEKEEQLRIQKEEEERLRKEEEKRLAEEERLRRAEEEKRLAEERKREEEEQACIAEEERQRMELEEQQRQSELQKEREEAEAKAQEEAERQRQERARIMQRNQQERMERKKRIEEIMKRTRKTDQLDFKSNDERDLPDENGEEAEDQINCENKENEAFDSEQNAKTTEPADSQECHLSVDEPVTEQDGPVFSMNTQTDVDNKENSNGPSTEDPSLDSSPPPKSCLMEGSEFVNEDSKVNLVQELNGKGGSWSFEELIDLGVHAKSKPLMDDGGPEGPRVAFEEKTSSIHPAQPIEALSEM from the exons ATGGCGGAGGGTGCGACGTCTCTGAAAGGGTTGCGGACGCAAATGG CTGCAGCTGCGCAGGCGCAGGCAGAGGAACGGCGCAGCCAGGCAGGGAACAGCCCAACGCCACCAACTCCAGCCAGCACAATGAAGAGCCAGAGCAGGCCAG TCATTGATGGGGCAGCTCTGAGGATAGACGACAAGCTCCGAGTGGCCAAAGAAAGGAGAGAAGAGCAGGAAAAGCAACATG CGGCCCGTGAGACTCAGCTTCTGGAGCGAGAGCGCAAGGCCCGGCTGCAGGTGGAGAGACAGATGGAGGAGCGACAGAAGAAGCTGGAAGAGCAGCGCAGGAAGGAGGAACAGAGGAGAGTTGCAGTGGAGGAGAAAAGGAAACAGAAATTAGAGGAGGAAAAg gagcACTATGAGGCCGTGATGAGACGTACCCTGGAGCGCAGCCAGCGAGTAGAGCAGAGACAGAAGAGATGGTCCTGGGGTGGACTTTCAGACTCTGACAACAAAAATG GACAAAGTGACAGTGGCTCCACCTCCTCCCCGATTGCTATAGTAATCTCCCCTGCTTCTCCAGCCTCCAAGCCACCCAGGAACCAGACGTCACAAG ACAAGCGCTCTTCCTCTACTACAAACCTGAAACAGACTGACTCAGTCATCAGCAAGCGTCTCTCATCATCCTCAGCCACCCTCCTTAATTCTCCCGATAAAA GTGCAAAGCGGAGAAGTTCGTCTTTGAACCGGTTGCCTAGCAATGTTCCTCAGGCCTCTAAAGAAGTGCATAAGCAGCCTCAGGTGGAAAAGACAG GCCCAATCCTGAAGAAGCGAAGCTCCTCCCTCTCTCGAGTAGGGGCTAAAACACAGCCCACCACCAAAGCAGAGAAATCCACAGCAGATGAATCAG CTCGCCGCTCGTTGGCTGCCCCCGTGGATAGCAGTGTCCTCAGTCGGCTGCTCACACCCACCCAGGCCTCGCTAGCTAGAAGCAAGAGTGCTGCGGCCCTGTCCGCCGAAGGAGGCGACACCCAAG AGTCTCACCTGTGTCCTCGTTCAGCATCTGCAAGCCCCATGCAGCCCTTGGCCCGTGGACCCCTACGCAGTCGCAGCAGCGATCGAAAGAAAGGACCGCCTACTTCTGTGTCTGCAGATGCCATTTCCAGTATGACACAG CAGAAAGGTGAGACGGAGAAGCGCTTCACGTCACCAGTTGGAAAACGCCCTGCCTCGCCCTCCAGTCGTCACCGATCCCCATCTCCTTCTCCCACGGCTAACACCACCACAAGAGCGCCCTCACCTGGAGCAGCCAA GCAGAGTCCACACTTCCGCCCTCCTTCCCCTAGTGGTTTGAAACAGCGGCCTCCATCCCCTCAGCCCTCTGCCACATCCAAACCTCCACCCATCCAGAAACCTGCTCTCACCCCCACCGGCCCGCCTACCCTTCGCAAGAGGGACTCCAAGCCAAAGGATATGTCTCCCATGATGCCTGTCACCCCACAGTCTCCAGAAACCAGCACGCCCAGCCCGGCACCCACACCCACACCCAAGACCAAAGAGG AATCCAGTTCCAAAGCTATCGCAGGAACTAACTCGGCTGCAGAGGCTTCTAAGATCCTGGCAGAAAACCGACGTCTAGCACGCgagcagaaagagaaagaagagcAACTCCGCATACagaaagaagaagaggagag GCTGAGGAAAGAGGAGGAGAAGCGGCTGGCGGAGGAGGAGCGCTTGAGGCGTGCAGAGGAGGAGAAGAGGCTTGCggaagagaggaagagagaagaGGAGGAGCAGGCTTGTATAGCAGAGGAGGAGAGACAGCGAATGGAGCTGGAGGAGCAGCAAAGACAGTCTGAGCTACAGAAAGAG CGCGAGGAGGCTGAAGCAAAGGCCCAAGAGGAAGCAGAGAGACAGCGTCAGGAGAGAGCACGCATTATGCAACGGAACCAACAGGAGCGGATGGAAAGAAAGAAG AGAATTGAAGAAATTATGAAGAGAACCAGAAAAACAGACCAACTTGATTTTAAG AGTAATGATGAGAGAGACCTTCCTGATGAAAACGGAGAGGAGGCTGAGGACCAAATAAACTGTGAAAATAAGG AGAATGAGGCTTTCGATTCAGAGCAGAATGCCAAGACTACAGAGCCAGCAGACTCTCAGGAGTGTCATTTATCTGTGGACGAGCCAGTCACAGAGCAAGACGGGCCAGTTTTTAGTATGAACACACAAACAGATGTGGACAATAAAGAGAACAGCAATGGGCCCAGCACAGAGGATCCCTCATTGGACAG CAGCCCACCTCCCAAATCCTGTCTGATGGAGGGCTCAGAGTTTGTGAATGAGGACTCTAAAGTGAACCTGGTGCAAGAGTTGAATGGTAAAGGAGGATCCTGGAGCTTCGAGGAGCTTATCGATCTGGGTGTTCATGCGAAGAGCAAACCCCTGATGGACGATGGGGGCCCTGAAGGGCCTAGAGTGGCCTTCGAAGAGAAAACCAGCTCAATTCATCCAGCCCAGCCCATTGAAGCCCTGTCTG AGATGTGA
- the map7d3 gene encoding ensconsin isoform X3, whose amino-acid sequence MAEGATSLKGLRTQMAAAAQAQAEERRSQAGNSPTPPTPASTMKSQSRPVIDGAALRIDDKLRVAKERREEQEKQHAARETQLLERERKARLQVERQMEERQKKLEEQRRKEEQRRVAVEEKRKQKLEEEKEHYEAVMRRTLERSQRVEQRQKRWSWGGLSDSDNKNGQSDSGSTSSPIAIVISPASPASKPPRNQTSQDKRSSSTTNLKQTDSVISKRLSSSSATLLNSPDKSAKRRSSSLNRLPSNVPQASKEVHKQPQVEKTGPILKKRSSSLSRVGAKTQPTTKAEKSTADESARRSLAAPVDSSVLSRLLTPTQASLARSKSAAALSAEGGDTQESHLCPRSASASPMQPLARGPLRSRSSDRKKGPPTSVSADAISSMTQQKGETEKRFTSPVGKRPASPSSRHRSPSPSPTANTTTRAPSPGAAKQSPHFRPPSPSGLKQRPPSPQPSATSKPPPIQKPALTPTGPPTLRKRDSKPKDMSPMMPVTPQSPETSTPSPAPTPTPKTKEESSSKAIAGTNSAAEASKILAENRRLAREQKEKEEQLRIQKEEEERLRKEEEKRLAEEERLRRAEEEKRLAEERKREEEEQACIAEEERQRMELEEQQRQSELQKEREEAEAKAQEEAERQRQERARIMQRNQQERMERKKRIEEIMKRTRKTDQLDFKSNDERDLPDENGEEAEDQINCENKENEAFDSEQNAKTTEPADSQECHLSVDEPVTEQDGPVFSMNTQTDVDNKENSNGPSTEDPSLDSPPPKSCLMEGSEFVNEDSKVNLVQELNGKGGSWSFEELIDLGVHAKSKPLMDDGGPEGPRVAFEEKTSSIHPAQPIEALSEM is encoded by the exons ATGGCGGAGGGTGCGACGTCTCTGAAAGGGTTGCGGACGCAAATGG CTGCAGCTGCGCAGGCGCAGGCAGAGGAACGGCGCAGCCAGGCAGGGAACAGCCCAACGCCACCAACTCCAGCCAGCACAATGAAGAGCCAGAGCAGGCCAG TCATTGATGGGGCAGCTCTGAGGATAGACGACAAGCTCCGAGTGGCCAAAGAAAGGAGAGAAGAGCAGGAAAAGCAACATG CGGCCCGTGAGACTCAGCTTCTGGAGCGAGAGCGCAAGGCCCGGCTGCAGGTGGAGAGACAGATGGAGGAGCGACAGAAGAAGCTGGAAGAGCAGCGCAGGAAGGAGGAACAGAGGAGAGTTGCAGTGGAGGAGAAAAGGAAACAGAAATTAGAGGAGGAAAAg gagcACTATGAGGCCGTGATGAGACGTACCCTGGAGCGCAGCCAGCGAGTAGAGCAGAGACAGAAGAGATGGTCCTGGGGTGGACTTTCAGACTCTGACAACAAAAATG GACAAAGTGACAGTGGCTCCACCTCCTCCCCGATTGCTATAGTAATCTCCCCTGCTTCTCCAGCCTCCAAGCCACCCAGGAACCAGACGTCACAAG ACAAGCGCTCTTCCTCTACTACAAACCTGAAACAGACTGACTCAGTCATCAGCAAGCGTCTCTCATCATCCTCAGCCACCCTCCTTAATTCTCCCGATAAAA GTGCAAAGCGGAGAAGTTCGTCTTTGAACCGGTTGCCTAGCAATGTTCCTCAGGCCTCTAAAGAAGTGCATAAGCAGCCTCAGGTGGAAAAGACAG GCCCAATCCTGAAGAAGCGAAGCTCCTCCCTCTCTCGAGTAGGGGCTAAAACACAGCCCACCACCAAAGCAGAGAAATCCACAGCAGATGAATCAG CTCGCCGCTCGTTGGCTGCCCCCGTGGATAGCAGTGTCCTCAGTCGGCTGCTCACACCCACCCAGGCCTCGCTAGCTAGAAGCAAGAGTGCTGCGGCCCTGTCCGCCGAAGGAGGCGACACCCAAG AGTCTCACCTGTGTCCTCGTTCAGCATCTGCAAGCCCCATGCAGCCCTTGGCCCGTGGACCCCTACGCAGTCGCAGCAGCGATCGAAAGAAAGGACCGCCTACTTCTGTGTCTGCAGATGCCATTTCCAGTATGACACAG CAGAAAGGTGAGACGGAGAAGCGCTTCACGTCACCAGTTGGAAAACGCCCTGCCTCGCCCTCCAGTCGTCACCGATCCCCATCTCCTTCTCCCACGGCTAACACCACCACAAGAGCGCCCTCACCTGGAGCAGCCAA GCAGAGTCCACACTTCCGCCCTCCTTCCCCTAGTGGTTTGAAACAGCGGCCTCCATCCCCTCAGCCCTCTGCCACATCCAAACCTCCACCCATCCAGAAACCTGCTCTCACCCCCACCGGCCCGCCTACCCTTCGCAAGAGGGACTCCAAGCCAAAGGATATGTCTCCCATGATGCCTGTCACCCCACAGTCTCCAGAAACCAGCACGCCCAGCCCGGCACCCACACCCACACCCAAGACCAAAGAGG AATCCAGTTCCAAAGCTATCGCAGGAACTAACTCGGCTGCAGAGGCTTCTAAGATCCTGGCAGAAAACCGACGTCTAGCACGCgagcagaaagagaaagaagagcAACTCCGCATACagaaagaagaagaggagag GCTGAGGAAAGAGGAGGAGAAGCGGCTGGCGGAGGAGGAGCGCTTGAGGCGTGCAGAGGAGGAGAAGAGGCTTGCggaagagaggaagagagaagaGGAGGAGCAGGCTTGTATAGCAGAGGAGGAGAGACAGCGAATGGAGCTGGAGGAGCAGCAAAGACAGTCTGAGCTACAGAAAGAG CGCGAGGAGGCTGAAGCAAAGGCCCAAGAGGAAGCAGAGAGACAGCGTCAGGAGAGAGCACGCATTATGCAACGGAACCAACAGGAGCGGATGGAAAGAAAGAAG AGAATTGAAGAAATTATGAAGAGAACCAGAAAAACAGACCAACTTGATTTTAAG AGTAATGATGAGAGAGACCTTCCTGATGAAAACGGAGAGGAGGCTGAGGACCAAATAAACTGTGAAAATAAGG AGAATGAGGCTTTCGATTCAGAGCAGAATGCCAAGACTACAGAGCCAGCAGACTCTCAGGAGTGTCATTTATCTGTGGACGAGCCAGTCACAGAGCAAGACGGGCCAGTTTTTAGTATGAACACACAAACAGATGTGGACAATAAAGAGAACAGCAATGGGCCCAGCACAGAGGATCCCTCATTGGACAG CCCACCTCCCAAATCCTGTCTGATGGAGGGCTCAGAGTTTGTGAATGAGGACTCTAAAGTGAACCTGGTGCAAGAGTTGAATGGTAAAGGAGGATCCTGGAGCTTCGAGGAGCTTATCGATCTGGGTGTTCATGCGAAGAGCAAACCCCTGATGGACGATGGGGGCCCTGAAGGGCCTAGAGTGGCCTTCGAAGAGAAAACCAGCTCAATTCATCCAGCCCAGCCCATTGAAGCCCTGTCTG AGATGTGA